One Solanum pennellii chromosome 9, SPENNV200 DNA segment encodes these proteins:
- the LOC107030185 gene encoding uncharacterized protein LOC107030185, whose amino-acid sequence MDDLSIQIEMKNLGEVECFLGLEVEKISQGYFICQRRYAKNLLKHFSMGEAKEMATPMEINLKMEKDEGKLLKDARSFRQLVGSLIYLTITRPEIAFSVSGVSQFMQDPRTPYVEAAKRILRYIKCSVDYGLMYEKGTDFVLQGFTGADWAGDTDRCCSTSGYCFNLGSAVVSWCSKKQSTVV is encoded by the coding sequence ATGGATGATCTGTCAATTCAAATTGAGATGAAGAACTTAGGTGAGGTTGAATGTTTTCTTGGTTTGGAAGTGGAGAAAATCAGCCAAGGGTACTTTATATGTCAAAGAAGATATGCTAAGAATTTGTTGAAACATTTTAGTATGGGGGAGGCAAAAGAAATGGCAACTCCAATGGAGATAAATCTTAAGATGGAGAAAGATGAAGGTAAGTTGTTGAAGGATGCTAGGTCATTTCGACAACTTGTTGGTAGTTTAATTTACTTAACTATCACAAGGCCGGAAATTGCATTTTCTGTTAGTGGTGTTTCTCAATTTATGCAGGATCCAAGAACTCCTTATGTAGAGGCAGCAAAAAGGATTCTACGTTACATAAAATGTTCAGTTGATTATGGTCTTATGTATGAGAAAGGGACTGATTTTGTGTTGCAAGGATTTACAGGCGCAGATTGGGCAGGTGATACGGATCGTTGTTGTTCAACTTCAGGGTATTGTTTCAACCTTGGATCTGCGGTTGTTTCTTGGTGTAGCAAGAAGCAATCCACTGTTGTTTAA